The proteins below come from a single Aphanothece sacrum FPU1 genomic window:
- the nusA gene encoding transcription termination factor NusA: MSLVSLPGLIEMIEEISQRHNLPKSSVQEALREALLKGYERYRRSQSIGQQFHEDYFNNFEVELDTEEEGFRILSTKKIVETIDNTDHHISLQEVQEVASEAQLGDEVVLDVTPAQRDFGRMAAIQTKQVLLQKLRDQQRKLIQEEFNELEGTVLNGRILRFERQDVLIAVQSNFGQPEVEAALPKREQLPNDNYRANATFKVLLKKVREGSHRGPQLIVSRAAAGLVVDLFSVEVPEIEEEIVRIVAVSREANPPSRHVGPRTKIAVDTLERDVDPVGACIGARGSRIQAVVNELRGEKIDVIRWSPDPSTYIANALSPARVDQVVLINPDERHALVLVAEDQLSLAIGKEGQNVRLAARLTGWKIDIKDSATYKPEEYKQQLSIKKSQLNLDEKQEAIAPESSASESE; this comes from the coding sequence ATGTCCCTTGTCAGTTTACCTGGTCTGATAGAGATGATCGAAGAAATTAGCCAACGACACAATTTACCCAAGTCGTCGGTACAAGAAGCCTTAAGGGAAGCCTTATTAAAGGGTTATGAACGTTATCGCCGTTCTCAAAGCATCGGACAACAATTTCATGAAGATTATTTTAATAACTTTGAAGTAGAATTAGACACCGAAGAAGAAGGATTTCGCATTCTTTCCACCAAAAAGATTGTGGAAACCATTGATAATACGGATCATCATATTTCTCTCCAAGAAGTACAAGAAGTAGCCTCCGAAGCCCAATTAGGAGACGAAGTGGTATTAGATGTGACCCCCGCACAACGAGACTTTGGCCGCATGGCAGCCATTCAAACCAAACAAGTCTTATTACAAAAACTGCGAGATCAACAACGGAAATTAATTCAAGAAGAATTTAACGAACTTGAAGGAACCGTTCTCAATGGGAGAATCTTACGTTTTGAACGACAAGATGTATTAATTGCCGTCCAAAGCAATTTTGGACAACCCGAAGTCGAAGCGGCTTTACCTAAACGAGAACAATTACCTAACGACAATTATCGGGCTAATGCTACCTTTAAAGTGTTGTTAAAAAAAGTTAGAGAAGGCTCCCATCGAGGGCCACAGCTAATTGTTTCTAGAGCGGCCGCCGGATTAGTAGTAGACTTATTTAGTGTCGAAGTTCCCGAAATTGAAGAAGAAATCGTGCGTATTGTCGCCGTTTCTAGGGAAGCCAACCCCCCCTCCCGTCATGTGGGCCCCCGCACGAAAATCGCCGTTGATACATTAGAAAGAGATGTAGACCCCGTAGGAGCTTGTATTGGAGCGAGGGGATCTCGTATTCAAGCCGTCGTCAACGAACTAAGAGGGGAAAAAATCGATGTTATTCGTTGGTCGCCCGATCCTTCCACCTACATCGCTAACGCCCTCAGTCCCGCAAGAGTTGATCAAGTAGTATTAATCAATCCTGATGAGCGACACGCCTTAGTATTAGTAGCCGAAGATCAACTAAGTTTAGCCATCGGTAAAGAAGGACAAAACGTCAGATTAGCCGCCCGTTTAACCGGATGGAAAATCGACATTAAAGATTCCG
- the rimP gene encoding ribosome maturation factor RimP, producing the protein MTHPLIPKIIELATPIAQNLGLEVVDVIFHTNKRPPVLRVDIRNPLGDTSLDDCEQISRELELTLDEAQILEGAYVLEISSPGISRQLTSDREFMTFKGFPVLITTYAPYLEQKEWRGQLLRRDEDTVYINQKGRAIAIKRELIAKVQLDTHR; encoded by the coding sequence ATGACTCATCCTCTGATTCCCAAAATTATTGAATTAGCCACCCCCATCGCCCAAAATTTGGGGTTAGAAGTGGTTGACGTGATATTTCACACCAACAAACGGCCCCCCGTGTTGCGAGTGGATATTCGTAACCCTCTGGGGGATACCAGCTTAGACGACTGTGAACAAATCAGTCGAGAGTTAGAACTGACCCTTGATGAAGCCCAAATTCTTGAAGGAGCATACGTTTTAGAGATATCAAGTCCCGGAATTTCTCGACAATTAACGAGCGATCGCGAATTTATGACCTTTAAAGGGTTTCCTGTACTGATAACAACCTACGCCCCTTACTTAGAGCAGAAAGAATGGCGCGGTCAACTTCTGCGAAGGGATGAAGATACCGTTTATATCAACCAAAAAGGACGAGCGATCGCCATTAAACGCGAATTAATAGCCAAAGTTCAATTAGACACTCACCGTTAA
- the murD gene encoding UDP-N-acetylmuramoyl-L-alanine--D-glutamate ligase — MAIAYIIGLGRSGIAAAKLLKREGWDVILSDRADSPNLYPTQQKLADEGISVKLGHTPILTSDNLPNLIVVSPGVPWDIPLLVEARDLGIDTIGELELAWRYLNSSPWVAITGTNGKTTTTALVSAMFQGAKLNAPACGNIGYAACELALSQQKKDNAQPYDFIIAEISSYQIESSQKIAPKICIWTTFTPDHLSRHKTLDNYYSIKSSLLHRCRHQIFNGDDPYLRQVGLEQWPDAYWTSVKGKDNLLCDPAKGVYLQDNWVVAFGELIIPINLFKMVGSHNQQNLLMAVAAARLAGIEKTAIAQAIATFTGVPHRLELICNVQGIDFINDSKATNYDAAEVGLKSVESPVILIAGGEAKEGDDTRWLEEIKAKAATVLLIGDAAPTFAKRLKECNYNNYEIVKTMDKAVKKGLELGQQYQAKTVLLSPACASFDQYQSFEHRGDDFRDLCQKL; from the coding sequence ATGGCTATAGCTTATATTATTGGATTGGGAAGATCGGGCATTGCGGCCGCCAAACTCCTTAAACGGGAGGGATGGGACGTGATATTAAGCGATCGCGCTGACTCCCCTAATTTATACCCAACGCAACAAAAATTAGCAGATGAAGGCATTAGCGTTAAATTAGGTCATACCCCTATTCTAACCTCTGATAATTTACCTAATTTAATTGTCGTTAGTCCAGGAGTTCCTTGGGATATTCCCTTATTAGTAGAAGCCCGTGATCTAGGCATTGATACTATTGGAGAATTAGAATTAGCTTGGCGATATCTTAACTCATCTCCTTGGGTTGCCATTACAGGAACCAATGGAAAAACAACCACAACTGCTTTAGTTTCTGCCATGTTTCAAGGAGCAAAATTAAATGCCCCTGCTTGTGGTAATATTGGTTATGCCGCTTGTGAATTAGCTTTATCTCAACAAAAAAAAGATAACGCTCAACCTTATGATTTTATTATAGCAGAAATTAGTAGTTATCAGATAGAATCATCTCAAAAAATTGCGCCTAAAATTTGCATTTGGACAACTTTTACTCCCGATCATTTAAGTCGTCATAAAACCCTAGATAACTATTACTCTATTAAATCCTCTTTGTTACATCGTTGTCGTCATCAAATATTTAATGGTGATGATCCTTATTTACGTCAAGTAGGTTTAGAACAGTGGCCAGATGCTTATTGGACAAGTGTAAAAGGCAAAGATAATTTACTTTGTGATCCGGCGAAAGGGGTCTATTTACAAGATAATTGGGTGGTAGCTTTTGGTGAATTAATTATACCAATTAATTTGTTTAAAATGGTGGGTTCTCATAATCAACAAAATTTATTAATGGCTGTAGCTGCCGCCAGATTAGCCGGAATAGAAAAAACGGCAATCGCTCAAGCGATTGCTACCTTTACTGGGGTTCCTCATCGCTTAGAATTAATTTGTAATGTCCAAGGAATTGACTTTATTAATGATAGTAAAGCCACTAATTATGATGCCGCAGAAGTTGGATTAAAGTCCGTAGAATCTCCCGTTATTTTAATTGCAGGAGGAGAAGCAAAAGAGGGAGATGATACCCGTTGGCTTGAAGAAATTAAAGCAAAAGCAGCAACCGTATTATTAATTGGTGATGCAGCCCCAACCTTTGCTAAACGGTTAAAAGAATGTAATTATAATAATTATGAAATTGTTAAGACAATGGATAAAGCAGTAAAAAAAGGGTTAGAATTAGGGCAACAATATCAAGCTAAAACTGTCTTATTATCTCCTGCTTGTGCCAGTTTTGATCAATATCAAAGCTTTGAGCATCGAGGGGATGATTTTCGTGATTTATGTCAGAAACTATAA
- a CDS encoding glutathione S-transferase, which produces MLELYQFEVSQYSEKVRLILDYKGLEYRKIEVTPGIGQIDLYKMSGQTQVPVLKDGDTIVSDSTEIAFYLDRKYPEKPIIPNDPVLRGQCLLIEEWADESIGLKGRTAFIGALNQNPNFRTSVLPKEVPDFLKTLVGAVPGDLLSVLGTGVGFGKDAVKEANKALKQDLEALSLILQHRPYLVGDEPTLADLAVAGLSIILKLPPGDYLDIPDTLKGKGIPGLADNMTYDSFFLWRDRLYMEYRKPLGKRSQTEGSPTTINID; this is translated from the coding sequence ATGCTGGAGTTATATCAATTTGAAGTTTCTCAGTATTCTGAAAAAGTCCGATTAATTCTTGATTATAAAGGATTAGAGTACCGTAAAATCGAAGTAACACCAGGAATTGGACAAATTGATCTTTATAAGATGTCGGGACAAACACAAGTTCCGGTGTTAAAAGATGGAGATACTATTGTTTCAGATTCAACGGAAATTGCTTTTTATTTAGATAGAAAATATCCAGAAAAGCCTATTATTCCGAATGATCCTGTTTTACGAGGCCAATGTTTATTAATTGAAGAATGGGCTGATGAATCTATTGGATTAAAAGGTAGAACTGCCTTTATTGGGGCATTAAATCAAAACCCTAATTTTCGGACTTCTGTGCTACCAAAAGAAGTACCTGACTTTCTAAAGACTTTAGTAGGAGCGGTTCCTGGTGATTTATTAAGTGTATTAGGAACTGGTGTCGGTTTTGGCAAAGATGCAGTTAAGGAAGCCAATAAAGCTCTCAAACAAGATTTAGAAGCTTTGAGTCTTATTTTACAACACCGTCCCTATTTAGTGGGGGATGAACCGACTTTAGCTGATTTAGCGGTTGCGGGATTAAGTATCATTTTAAAGCTACCCCCTGGGGATTATTTAGATATTCCTGATACTCTTAAGGGTAAAGGAATACCTGGGTTAGCGGATAATATGACTTATGATAGCTTTTTCCTGTGGCGCGATCGCTTATATATGGAGTATCGTAAACCTCTTGGTAAGAGGAGTCAAACAGAGGGTTCTCCGACAACAATCAATATTGATTAG
- the msrB gene encoding peptide-methionine (R)-S-oxide reductase MsrB — MKTEKEQFEVTKTDKEWKEILSPEQFNVLRKHGTERAGTSPLDKEYSEGIYECSGCGHPLFTSDTKYNSGTGWPSFYAPLEGGIETSIDRSLFMTRVEVHCSHCGGHLGHVFSDGPQPTGQRYCMNGVSLKFVPKE, encoded by the coding sequence ATGAAAACAGAAAAAGAGCAATTTGAAGTTACTAAAACAGACAAAGAGTGGAAAGAAATTTTAAGTCCTGAACAGTTTAATGTATTAAGAAAACATGGAACAGAAAGAGCGGGAACCAGTCCCTTAGATAAAGAATATAGTGAGGGAATATATGAGTGTTCCGGTTGTGGACATCCCTTATTTACTTCTGATACAAAATATAATAGTGGGACAGGTTGGCCAAGTTTTTATGCGCCCCTTGAAGGAGGGATTGAAACATCAATTGATCGTTCTTTATTTATGACTCGTGTTGAGGTGCATTGTAGTCATTGTGGGGGACATTTAGGTCATGTTTTTTCTGATGGGCCACAACCAACGGGACAACGATATTGTATGAATGGAGTTTCTTTAAAATTCGTTCCCAAGGAATAA
- a CDS encoding hemolysin XhlA family protein: protein MSVTIEQDLKEYLGKFDQRFDRLEQKLEKIDNRLTNLEVGQARLEEKVDSLEKDIESVKEDTKELKGSQKAQIWTLIGILGTALLGTVVSYIILPLPPQ from the coding sequence ATGTCAGTTACGATTGAACAAGACCTTAAAGAATATCTCGGTAAGTTTGACCAAAGATTTGACAGACTGGAGCAAAAGTTAGAAAAAATTGATAATCGTCTTACTAACTTAGAAGTTGGACAAGCTAGATTAGAGGAAAAAGTTGATAGTTTAGAAAAAGATATTGAAAGTGTAAAAGAAGACACAAAAGAATTAAAAGGTTCTCAGAAAGCCCAAATATGGACGTTAATTGGTATTTTGGGAACGGCATTATTAGGAACGGTGGTGAGCTATATTATTCTACCTTTGCCCCCTCAATGA
- the pruA gene encoding L-glutamate gamma-semialdehyde dehydrogenase — MVTQIDSKTYENKTQEIARELIAQTREKRSLWTKLGDQMRWDDKLLGFAMSNPGLRVQLFHFIDALPALQSNAEIAHHLQQYLGDESVELPSALKGILNFTDYNSPPAQLAAATISKAVETLAFKYIAGETVPQVIKTIERLRKEKMGFTIDLLGEAVITETEAKAYLQSYLDLMEQLFTESKKWSIVKEIDEASGEKLPQVQVSVKLTAFYSQFDPIDPEGSKTKVCDLIRILLRRAQELGVAVHFDMEQYVYKDLTLGILKELLLEDEFLTRTDIGVTLQAYLKDSQQDLHDLIAWAKKRGYPITIRLVKGAYWDQETIKSLQNHWPQPVFNQKSATDVNYEQMTQLLLENHEYLYAAIGSHNVRSQARAIAIAQTLNIPPRRFEMQVLYGMGDQLAKALVKTGYRVRVYAPYGNLLPGMAYLIRRLLENTANSSFLRQNLEERPIEQLIAPPQVAMENLPSPDKDKFVNAPDTDYSRKVLREKAQQALAKVKDSLGKTYFPLINGEYVQTEVIIDSVNPSKSSELVGQIGLISVEQAEQALNAAKAAFNAWKKTPASERARILRKAGDLMEERRHELSAWICVEVGKILQQADAEVSEAIDFCRYYASEMERLDKGYSYDVAGETNRYHYQPRGIALVISPWNFPFAIATGMTVAALVTGNCTLLKPAETSTVIAAKIAEILVDAGIPKGVFQLVPGKGSQVGAYMVNHPDVHVIAFTGSREVGCRIYADAAILQPGQKHLKRVIAEMGGKNAIIVDESSDLDQAVAGAVFSAFGYSGQKCSAASRIIVLNPVYDAFLERFVEATRSLNIGPTDEPSTQVGPVIDATAQKRIREYIAIAKQESTLALEMESPENGYYVGPTIFGDVLPTHTIAQEEIFGPVVAVMRVKDFDEALAVANGTDYALTGGLYSRSPEHIERAQKEFEVGNLYINRTITGAIVSRQPFGGFKLSGVGSKAGGPDYLLQFLEPRHVTENIQRQGFAPIEGAE, encoded by the coding sequence TTGGTAACACAAATCGATTCAAAAACCTACGAAAATAAAACCCAGGAAATCGCCAGAGAGTTAATTGCCCAAACCCGCGAAAAACGTTCTCTTTGGACGAAATTAGGGGATCAAATGCGCTGGGATGATAAACTCTTAGGCTTTGCCATGAGTAACCCCGGTTTACGGGTGCAATTATTCCATTTTATTGATGCTTTACCCGCATTACAAAGTAATGCCGAAATCGCTCATCATTTGCAACAATATTTAGGGGATGAATCGGTAGAGTTGCCTAGTGCATTAAAAGGCATTCTTAACTTTACAGATTATAATTCTCCCCCGGCTCAATTAGCAGCCGCTACTATTAGTAAAGCAGTAGAAACTCTCGCTTTTAAATATATTGCTGGCGAAACTGTGCCACAAGTCATCAAAACCATTGAACGTCTCAGAAAAGAGAAAATGGGTTTTACTATTGACTTATTAGGAGAAGCTGTTATTACAGAAACCGAGGCTAAAGCTTATTTACAAAGCTATCTTGACTTAATGGAACAATTATTTACTGAGTCGAAAAAATGGTCAATAGTTAAAGAAATTGATGAAGCATCAGGGGAAAAATTACCCCAGGTTCAAGTATCAGTTAAATTAACCGCATTCTACTCCCAATTTGACCCGATTGACCCAGAAGGCAGCAAAACCAAAGTTTGTGACCTGATTCGGATTCTACTACGTCGCGCCCAAGAATTAGGAGTAGCCGTCCATTTTGATATGGAACAATATGTTTATAAAGATCTCACTTTAGGGATCTTAAAAGAACTATTGTTAGAAGATGAATTTCTTACCAGAACTGATATCGGTGTCACTCTACAAGCATATTTAAAAGACTCTCAACAAGATTTACATGACTTGATTGCTTGGGCAAAAAAACGGGGTTATCCTATTACAATACGTTTAGTTAAAGGGGCCTATTGGGATCAAGAAACCATCAAATCTTTACAAAATCATTGGCCTCAACCCGTCTTTAACCAAAAATCAGCCACCGATGTCAATTATGAACAAATGACCCAGTTATTGCTGGAAAATCACGAATATTTATATGCGGCTATCGGTTCCCATAATGTGCGATCGCAAGCAAGGGCCATTGCCATTGCCCAAACCCTTAATATACCCCCCCGTCGCTTCGAGATGCAGGTATTGTATGGTATGGGGGATCAACTAGCCAAAGCCTTGGTTAAAACGGGTTATCGGGTTCGGGTCTATGCGCCATACGGTAACTTATTACCAGGTATGGCCTATTTAATTCGCCGTTTATTGGAAAATACGGCTAATAGTTCCTTCTTACGGCAAAATTTAGAAGAAAGACCCATCGAGCAGTTAATCGCACCTCCTCAAGTTGCCATGGAAAACCTACCTTCACCAGATAAAGACAAATTTGTCAATGCTCCTGACACAGATTATTCTCGGAAAGTCTTACGGGAAAAAGCACAGCAAGCCCTAGCAAAAGTTAAAGATTCTCTCGGTAAGACCTATTTCCCCCTTATTAACGGCGAATATGTACAAACTGAGGTTATTATTGACTCGGTGAATCCTTCCAAGTCTTCCGAACTTGTCGGACAAATTGGTTTAATTTCCGTTGAACAAGCAGAACAGGCATTAAATGCAGCAAAAGCAGCTTTTAATGCTTGGAAAAAGACCCCTGCTAGTGAAAGAGCGAGAATACTCCGCAAAGCTGGGGATTTAATGGAAGAACGCCGTCATGAGTTATCCGCTTGGATATGTGTAGAAGTGGGTAAAATCTTACAACAAGCAGACGCAGAAGTGTCCGAAGCGATAGACTTTTGCCGTTATTATGCCAGTGAGATGGAACGGTTAGATAAGGGTTATAGCTATGATGTGGCAGGGGAAACCAACCGCTATCATTATCAACCCAGAGGCATCGCTTTAGTGATCTCTCCTTGGAACTTCCCCTTTGCGATCGCAACTGGAATGACAGTGGCAGCATTAGTAACTGGAAATTGTACCTTATTGAAACCTGCGGAAACATCTACAGTGATCGCGGCGAAAATTGCCGAAATATTGGTCGATGCGGGCATTCCTAAAGGAGTCTTTCAACTTGTGCCAGGAAAAGGTTCTCAAGTGGGGGCCTATATGGTGAATCATCCTGATGTCCATGTGATCGCTTTTACGGGGTCGCGGGAAGTAGGATGTCGTATCTATGCCGATGCTGCTATTTTACAACCAGGGCAAAAACATCTTAAGCGGGTTATTGCAGAGATGGGGGGCAAAAATGCCATTATTGTTGATGAAAGTTCTGACCTCGATCAAGCGGTGGCAGGGGCGGTATTTTCTGCTTTTGGCTACTCTGGTCAAAAATGTTCGGCCGCGTCCCGTATTATCGTTTTAAACCCGGTTTATGATGCCTTTTTAGAACGGTTTGTCGAAGCCACGCGATCGCTGAATATTGGGCCAACGGATGAACCTTCTACTCAAGTGGGGCCCGTTATTGATGCAACGGCCCAGAAACGCATACGAGAGTATATTGCGATCGCCAAACAAGAGTCAACCCTTGCCCTAGAGATGGAGTCCCCGGAGAATGGGTATTATGTGGGGCCGACCATTTTTGGGGATGTGTTGCCGACCCATACTATCGCCCAAGAGGAGATTTTTGGGCCAGTGGTGGCAGTGATGCGGGTTAAGGACTTTGATGAGGCGTTAGCGGTGGCTAATGGGACGGACTACGCTTTGACTGGGGGGTTATATTCCCGTAGTCCCGAACATATTGAACGGGCCCAGAAAGAGTTTGAAGTGGGAAACCTGTATATTAACCGCACCATTACCGGGGCTATTGTTTCCCGTCAACCTTTTGGCGGTTTCAAGTTGTCGGGTGTGGGTTCTAAAGCAGGGGGGCCGGACTATTTATTACAGTTCTTAGAACCTCGTCATGTGACTGAAAATATTCAGCGTCAAGGGTTTGCACCCATAGAAGGGGCTGAGTAA
- a CDS encoding PIN domain-containing protein, whose protein sequence is MEKPIVVLDACVLIPMPLCDTLLRAADQDMYKFYTSPKILEETTRNLAKLLKKTQNLDSSIADQKAKKRVEQIQKAFPEALVYPSESLISTLDNDPKDRHVLAAAIEAQKILTDDGFHHLVIIVTHNLKDFPNDILSKYHVIAISPDEFLLKLIKIYDSPLLFNLLQKQAEVHKHKVIDLLGRLEKGNVSKFVIVILNNYYSDEIIEIIKRIENIINRFGWTNNENNKFLVGKFYKLVATNQAVIVNHHTEGIIIESTCNSISISNLSCQHLKNLGSFVNQAYEITCSNAN, encoded by the coding sequence GTGGAAAAACCCATTGTCGTTCTTGATGCTTGTGTCCTCATTCCTATGCCGCTATGTGATACCCTTCTCAGAGCGGCTGATCAAGATATGTATAAGTTTTACACTTCTCCCAAAATTTTAGAGGAAACGACAAGAAATCTAGCAAAGCTTCTAAAAAAAACACAGAATTTAGATTCAAGCATAGCCGATCAAAAAGCTAAAAAACGAGTAGAGCAAATACAGAAAGCATTTCCAGAAGCCTTAGTTTATCCATCAGAGAGTCTAATTTCAACCCTCGATAATGATCCTAAAGATCGCCATGTTTTAGCAGCAGCTATAGAAGCTCAAAAAATTTTGACTGATGATGGATTTCATCATTTAGTTATCATAGTTACTCATAATCTCAAAGATTTTCCTAATGATATCTTATCTAAGTACCATGTGATCGCTATTTCTCCTGATGAATTTTTGCTAAAGTTAATCAAAATCTATGATTCCCCTTTATTATTTAACCTTTTACAAAAACAAGCAGAAGTTCATAAACATAAAGTTATTGATTTATTAGGAAGATTAGAGAAAGGAAATGTTAGTAAGTTTGTAATAGTAATTCTTAATAATTACTATTCTGATGAAATTATAGAAATAATAAAAAGGATTGAAAATATTATTAATAGATTTGGATGGACAAATAATGAAAATAATAAATTTCTCGTTGGCAAATTTTATAAATTAGTTGCAACCAATCAAGCAGTGATAGTTAATCACCATACAGAAGGGATAATCATTGAGTCAACTTGCAATTCAATTTCTATAAGCAATCTTTCTTGTCAACATCTTAAAAACCTCGGATCTTTTGTTAACCAGGCTTACGAGATAACTTGTTCTAATGCTAATTAA